In the Clostridium cellulovorans 743B genome, AATACTAACAATCGTAAAAAGCAGTACTATTCCACCTATAATAGTAAGGATGTTTTTGATCATAGAGTCATTTCTCATTATCTATACCTCACATTTTAATGTATTTACGTCTTAAAATTACTAATAATAACTATTAAACCCTCTCAGTAATTTTACCTACATTATATTTTTATTATCACATATGTTATTCTAGCACCGTAGCTTTTCATGCTCAAGTTAAATATAAATTTTGTATAGTACTTTTATATTATATTTCGAAGGTAAACTTGCTTTAATCAAACTATTTATAAATAGAACCAAATAGTATCCTTGAACACGGATTTTCTTCATCTAGTCTTTTGACAACAAACAAAGAAATCTTTATAAAACATTAAAATATAACTTTTTAAAAAACTGAAATTCATATACACTATACATAATCTTAATTATTAAAATTATGTCAAAAGCCATAGGCATATTGAAAAATCAATATGCCTATGAAACGTCTTTATTGAAATACACACAATCATGAAAAAGCTTGTTATTTATGCCATATTACGAAATTTATCATATCTCATTTTCATTAGTTCTTCTAAGTTCATAGTTCTTAACACTTCTATTTCTTCTATTAACTGTTGCTTTAAATCTTTTGCCATTACCTCTGGATTTTTGTGAGCTCCACCAAAAGGCTCCTTTATTACTTTATCTATTATTCCAAAGTCCAATAACTCATTAGCAGTAATTTTCATCGCATTTGCAGCGTCTTTAGCTCTCGATGCATCCTTCCATAAAATAGATGCAAAACCCTCTGGAGACAAAATAGAATATATAGAATTTTCAAGCATCCATACTCTATCAGCTACACCTAGTGCTAATGCCCCTCCACTTCCACCTTCTCCAATAAAAATAGAAATAATAGGTGTTTTTAATGTCATCATTTCTACTAAATTTTGTGCAATTGCATATCCTTGACCTCTTTCTTCTGCTTCAACTCCACAGAAAGCCCCTGGTGTATCTACAAAACAAATTACTGGTCTTTTAAACTTCTCAGCTTGCTTCATAAGCCTTAAAGCTTTTCTATAGCCTTCCGGATGTGGCATACCAAAATTTCGCTCAAGATTCTCCTTAGTGTTTTGTCCTTTTGCTATTCCAATAACTGTTATATTCACATTGCCTATAGAACCTATACCACCAATAATAGCTTTATCATCACCAAAGGATCTATCTCCGTGAAATTCGATAAATTTATCAAAAATACTCTGTATATAAAATTTAGCATTAGGTCTTTCATTCAATCTTGCTATAGTTACCTTTTTCCAAGCATTCATTTTCTCACCTCATGAAGAGTTAATATCTTAGAAAGTACGGTTTTCATATTCCTTCTATCCACTATCTTATCGATAAACCCTTTTTGAAATAGAAACTCTGCACTTTGAAAGTTTTCAGGTAATTTCTCATTTATAGTGCTTTCAATTACCCTTCTTCCTGCAAAACCTATAAGTGCTTTAGGCTCACTTATAATGATATCTCCTTCCATAGCAAAGCTCGCTGTTACCCCACCTGTTGTAGGATGAGTAATTACTGTTATATATAATAACCCTGTATCTCCATGCTTAGCTACAGCACCACTAACCTTTGCCATTTGCATTAAGGAAAAGATTCCTTCTTGCATTCTAGCTCCTCCAGATGTAGTAAAAATAATAATAGGTAATCTTTTTGAAGTCGCATATTCAATGGCTCTAGTAATCTTTTCACCTACAGCTGTTCCCATGCTCCCCATCATAAAGTTACTGTCCATTATTGCTGTAACTACAGGATTTCCGCCTACTGTACCATATCCTGTAACTACAGCTTCCTTTAAACTTGTGGCTTCTCTAGCCTTTGCTAACTTCTCTTCATAGCCTTCAAATTCTAAAGGATTTTTCCCTACAACTTCTGAATCTATCTGCTTAAAGGTATCCTTGTCAAAGATATATTTTATCCTTTCCATAGCAGATATTTTCATATGATACCCACATTTCGGACAAACATTCATATTATTGCTTAAATCCTCAGTGTATACAATGCTAGAACATTCTGTACACTTACTCCACATACCAGTTGGTATGTTTGGTTTTTCTATATCATCTAATCTTCTTTCTAAATTAACTTTACTAACAGTAGCGTATTTCCTCTTACCTAACAAATCTTTAAGCATCATTTATTCACCAACTTATCCGTTAAAAATAGAGTATTATAACTTCCGTTAACGAAATCCTCATGATTTAATATAGAAAAATGTAAATCTACATTGGTGACAACTCCGACTACAATAAACTCTGCTAAGGCTCTTTTCATTCTTCTTATTGCCTCATCTCTATTTCTCCCATAGACGATAAGTTTACCAATCATTGAATCATAGAACTGCGGAATCTTATATCCTCCATAGATTGCAGTATCTACCCTTACCCCTAACCCTCCTGGAAAATTCACTTCTTCAATCAATCCAGGACAAGGTCTGAAGTTTTCATTAGGATCCTCAGCATTTATTCTACACTCGATCGAGTGTCCTTTAATCGAAATGTCCTCCTGTGCAAAGGATATCGCCATACCACTAGCTACATTTATCTGTTCTTTTACTAAATCTATTCCTGTAACCATCTCTGTTATAGGATGCTCTACTTGAATTCTTGTATTCATTTCCATGAAGTAGAAATTACCATTTATATCATAAAGGAATTCTATGGTTCCTACACTATTATAATTTACAGCCTTTGCCGCTTTTTTGGCTATCTCACCCATGATCTGTCTAGTTTCTTCTGATAAAACTGTAGATGGAGCCTCTTCTATGACCTTTTGATTCTTTCTTTGTACCGAACAATCTCTCTCTCCAAGATGTACAACATTTCCATAATCATCTCCGAGGATTTGAATTTCTATATGCTTTGGTTTCTCTATATACTTTTCAATATACATAGTATCATCACCAAAGTTTGCTTTTGATTCAGCTTTAGCCGTATTATAGCTTGAAGCTAAATCTTCCTCTTTATAAACTATTTTTATTCCTTTACCGCCACCACCAGAAGCAGCTTTTACCATAACAGGAAAACCTATTTCCTTTGCAATCTCTAGTGCATGCTCTTCATCTCGTATCGCACCTTCATAGCCGGGAACTATAGGAACACCTGCTTCTCTCATTATTTCTCTTGCTCTAGCTTTGTTTCCCATAAGATCTATGGCTTTGTAGTTTGGTCCTATGAATTTTATATTACATTCTTCACACATCTTAGCAAACCTACTGTTTTCAGACAAAAACCCAAAACCAGGATGTATTGCATCAGCCTCTGTTAAAATGCAGGCACTTAATATATTTTGAATATTAAGATAGCTATCTCTTGATGTTGCTGGTCCTATGCAAACTGCTTCATCAGCAAGTTTTACATGAAGAGCATCCTTGTCAGCTTCTGAATATACAGCAACAGTTGCTATATCCATTTCTCTACAAGCTCTGATAACTCTTACTGCAATTTCTCCTCTATTAGCGATTAGAACTTTCTTTATCATATTCTCACCTAACCTATAGCAAATAAGATTTCTCCCTCACAAGCCTTTTCCCCTTCAACTGTAGCCAAGACTTTACCTATTCCAATAGATCCCTTCAATTTAATTATCTCAGTTTCTAACTTCAAGACATCTCCTGGAACAACTTTCTTTTTAAATCTTATCTTATTAATTCCTGCAAAATAAGCAGTTTTTCCTTTAAACTCATCCATACTTAAGATTGCAACTGCTCCAGTTTGAGCTAATGCCTCAACTATTAATACTCCTGGCATAATAGGTTCTTGTGGAAAGTGTCCTTGAAAAAATGGTTCATTTACAGTTACATTCTTATAACCTACAGCTTTAGTACCTTCAACAATTTCTTCTATTCTATCGATTAATAAAAATGGATATCTATGTGGAATTATTTCCTTAATCTCATTTATTGTTAACATGTTAATTCTCCCTTATTTTAAATAATGGCTGACCATACTCTACCATATCACCATTTTTAAATAGTATCTCTACCACTTCTCCAGAAACTTCTGCTTCAATTTCATTCATAAGCTTCATAGCTTCAATAATACAAAGAATTTCTCCCGTTTTAATTCTCTGGCCTACTTCTACGAAAACTTCAGCCTCAGGACTTGGTGCATTGTAAATAGTCCCTACCATTGGAGATCCTATAACTTTAAGATCCTCCATCACAAGAGTTTCACTATCAGTAGCTATAAGAGTTTCCTCAGTTTCAACCCTCTTAACAACAGTAGTTTCTTCCACTATCTTGTCTACAGGAGTTATCTTACTTTGTTTAGGTACTACATCCTCAGCTTCCTTACTATTTCTAGTTAAAGATTTATCCATTTTCACATGATATTCAGATGATGAAAATTCGAAAAATGCTAATTCTGAAGTATTAACTGCATCAATAAGCTGTTTAATTTTTTCAATATCCATAACCTATTCACCTATCTCCCACTTTTTAAATACCAAAGTAGCGTTATGTCCTCCGAAGCCTAATGAATTAGATAATGCATATTTAAGTTCAGAAGATCTTCCTTCATTTGGCACATAGTCTAAATCACACTCTTCGTCTTTAGTATTATAGCCAATAGTTGGAGGTATAAAGCCTTCCTCTAAAGCTTTTATACAAACAATTGATTCAACAGCGCCTGCTGCACCAAGTAGGTGACCTGTCATAGACTTTGTAGATGAAACTGGTATATTATATGCGTTATCTCCAAATACCTTTTTAATAGCTATAGTTTCAAACTTATCATTGTATGGAGTACTTGTTCCATGAGCATTTATATAAGAAATTTCGTTATTTTCTATTCCAGCTTCCTTTATAGCAAGCTCCATAGCCTTAGCAGCACCTACACCTTCTGGATCTGGTGATGTCATATGATATGCATCACAAGTTGAACCATATCCAACTACTTCTGCAAGAATAGTTGCTCCCCTACTTTGAGCATGTTCAAGGCTCTCTAATATAAGAATTCCTGCACCTTCACCCATTACAAAGCCACTTCTTTCTTTATCAAAAGGTATCGATGCTTTATTTATATCATTAGAAGTATTTAATGCTTTCAAATTAGTAAATCCAGCAACACTCATTCCTGTAATTGGTGCTTCTGCTCCACCAGTTATCATTACATCTGCATAGCCATGCTTTATATTTCTAAAAGCATCACCAATTGAATTAGTTCCAGTTGCACAAGCTGTAACAGAAGCATTACTAATACCTTTTGCTCCATACTTTATCGCAATATTTCCTGAAGCTAAATTGATAATAGACATTGGTATAAAAAATGGAGAAACTTTTTTAGGACCTTTTGAAAATAGCTTTTCAAATTCGTTTCCCATAGTACTAAAACCACCAATACCAGAACCAACAATAACACCAACTCTATATCTATCTTCTGCATCAAGATCTAGCTTAGACATTTTAAGTGCTTCATCTGTAGCGGCTATAGCCAACTGCGAGAATCTATCCATTCTCTTTGCTTCTTTTGCATCCATTACTTCCGTTGGATCAAAGTTCTTAACTTCACCTGCTATTTTAACTTGATAATCTGTTGTATCGAAACCTTTTATAAAATCAATACCACAAACACCATTCTTACTATTATTCCAAAATGTACTTACATCATTACCTATTGGAGTTACTGCTCCTATTCCTGTAATTACTACTCTTCTATCCATAAATTCACCTCTCTATATGACCATTCCGCCATCAACATTAATGACTTGACCTGTAATATAATCCGATGACTTTGATGCTAAGAAAGCCACTAGTTCAGCTACATCCTCAGGCTCTCCTAATCTTTTTAATGGTATGGAATTTTTAGTTTCTTCTTTTATCTTTTCCGATAATTCTTCTGTCATATCTGTCACTATATATCCTGGGGCTACAGCATTTACATTTATGCCTCTGCTACCAAGTTCTTTAGCTAAAGACTTTGTCATTCCAATTATTCCAGCCTTTGATGCTGAATAATTTACTTGACCTGCATTTCCTACAATACCTACTACAGAAGAAATATTTATTATTTTCCCGTATTTCTGCTTTATCATAACTGAAGTTACATGTTTTGAACAATTGAAGGTTCCCTTAAGATTTACTTCAATAACCTTATCGAAATCCTCTTCTTTCATTCTCATGATCAATCCATCCTTTGTTATTCCTGCATTATTAACAAGAATATCTATTTTGCCAAAGGCATCTTTTGCTGCAAGGATAAGTTTTTTAGCCTCTTCATCTTTGCTTATATCACCTTGAACTAAAAGAATTTTAACACCTAGAGCTTCTAACTCAGTTTTAAGTTTTTCTGCTTCCTCAGTATTACTTCTATAATTAACCACTACATTAGCACCAGAAGTAGCAAGTTTTGTAGCAATAGCTCTTCCTATTCCTCTAGTTGCTCCTGTAACAATTGCACATTGTCCAGCTAACATATTTTTCCTCCCTACGACTCCTTTATAAAAGCAATTGCCTTATTTAAGGTATCCATATTTTCTATATTCAAAATATCAACATCTTTACTAATCTTCTTTACAAATCCACTTAATGTTTTTCCTGGTCCAACTTCAATAAAAGTATCCACACCAACAGCTATCATATTGCTAATTATATTGCTAAACAATACTGAACTCATTACTTGATCTCTAAGAGATGCAAGAATATTTGAATCCTCCTTATATGTATCACCAGTAACATTTGAATAAGTAGGCTTACTTAAGGTTTTTATGTCTATATTTTTAAGTTCCTGTTCTAGCTTCACTGCTGCTGGTTCTAACAAAGAACAATGGAATGGAGCGCTAACAGGAAGTTTCTTGCCTCTACCACCCTTTTCAATAGCTAATTCTACAGCTTTATCTACTGCAGCATTAACTCCAGCAACTACTACCTGTCCTGGACAATTAAAATTAGCACCTTGAACTAGTCCAACGGTTGAAGCTTCTTTACAGATTTCAATAACTTCCTCATCCTTAAGCTTTATAATCGCTGCCATACCACCTATTCCAACAGGCACAGCTTCCTGCATGAATCTTCCTCTTTTTTTCACTAGAGGTACTACTTCTTCAAACTTCATAGCTCCCCCATAAATTAAAGCTGAATATTCTCCAAGACTTAATCCTGCTGATACCTCTGCTTTTATACCATTTTCCTCTAAAGCTTTGAGTACAGCCATATTTACTGTAACTATTGCAGGTTGAGTATTCTCTGTATTATTCAAATCTTCTACAGGTCCATTAAAGCAAATTTCTGATATCTTAAAGCCTAAAACTTTATCTGCTTCCTCAAAAACGTCCCTACAACTCGGTATATTTTCATATAAGTCTTTACCCATTCCAACATACTGAGCACCTTGACCTGCGAATAAAAATGCTATTTTCCTCATAGTTTCTACCTCTACTCTATTCTTATTATCCTGCTATAAAATATAAGATAATTAAAGAATTTTTATATCTGAGAACTTACTTATAATTAAATCTGCCTCTTTTAAAATTTCTTCAATAATTTCTTTTGAACTCTGTTCTTTCTTAACCAACCCTGTGATTTGACCAGCCATAACTGATCCAAACTCAACATCTCCATCTCTTGCAGCTTTAGCAAGTGCACCAGTTCCAGCCTTTTCTATATCCTCTTTTGTTGCACCCTCTTTTTCCAATACCAGAAGTTTTCTTGAAAGTTTATTCCTTACAACTCTTACAGGATGCCCTGTTACCCTTCCAGTAACATCTGTATCTATATCCTTTGCTTTTAAAACCATATTTTTATAATTCTCATGAACAGTACATTCCTTTGCTACTAAGAATCTAGTGCCTATCTGTACCCCTTCAGCGCCTAACATCATAGCTGCCGAAAATCCTCTTCCATCACCAATTCCTCCAGCTGCAATAACTGGTATTGAAACAGCATCTACTACTTGTGGTACAAGGGCCATAGTCGTTAACTGACCTATGTGACCGCCTGATTCCATACCTTCTGCAATTATTGCATCTGCTCCAGCATTCTCCATTCTTTTAGCTAATGCTACAGAGGCTACAACTGGGATTACCTTCACTCCATGACTTTTCCACATCTCCATATACTTTCCTGGACTCCCTGCTCCAGTTGTAACTACCTTTACACCTTCTTCACAGATAAGTTTAGCTACATCATCTGCATTTGGCGCCATAAGCATCACATTTACTCCAAAAGGCTTATTTGTATTCGCTTTAGCCTTCCTTACTTCTTCTCTTATCCATTCAATAGGTGCTGCTCCTGTTATGATGCCTAATCCCCCTGCCTCACTTACAGAGACTGCTAAAGATGCATCAGCGATCCACGCCATGCCTCCTTGTATTATTGGATGTTTAATATTTAGAATTTCCGTTATTCTTGACCTCATAATTATAATTCTCCCTATTAAATAGATCAGATAAGATATCTGACCTAGATTTTTAATTTTCTATTTTTGATTCAACATATTCCACTGCATCATTAACTGTTTTAATACTTTCTGCTTCTTCAAGCTGAATATTATATGCCTCTTCTATTTCGATTATTACCTGAAATAAATCTAAAGAATCAGCTCCTAATTCTTCGAATGTAGTTTCAAGTGTTATACGATCCTCGTCCACACCTAATTGATCACATATTATTTCCTTAATCTTTTCAAATACCATTTCCATTTCCTCCATTTATCATAATTTTATTTTTTTACCATTCAATAAGCGCAGCACCGTATGTAAGACCTCCACCAAAGCCCACTAAAATAATTTTATCGCCTTTTTTTATCCTACCTACTCTAACAGCTTCATCTAATGCTATTGGAATAGTAGCAGCAGACGTATTTGCATACTTATCTAAATTTATATAGAAATGTTCAATTGGAATATCCATCTTTTTACTTACATATTGAATTATTCTATAATTTGCCTGATGAGGAATAATACATTTAATATTACAAAGATCTTCTTTAGTTTCTAAAAGTATTTTTTCAACTGCTGTTACCATTGCTTTAGTTGCAAACTTAAAAACTTCTCGACCATTCATAGCAATGTAGTTGTATTTAGAGTTATCAACTTTTTCATCTAGAAAAGGATTTTTTACTTCTTTAGCTCCTATCTCTAGATTCTCTCCTTTGTCTCCCTCAGACATTGTATATATACCTTTAACTCCCCTATTTTCACTAGCCTTCATAATTACTGCACCAGCACCATCACCAAACAATACTGCTGTGGCTCTATCTTCCCAATTAATCGCTTTTGATAAAACTTCAGCACCGATAACTAATACTGTCTTGTGTTGTCCTGTTTTTATCATTGAATTAGCTATACTTACGCCATATAAAAAACCTGAACAAGCAGCACTTACATCAAATGCTGTAGCGTTATAAGCTTCAATTTTCTTTTGTACAATACAAGCAGTAGAAGGTGTATACATATCTGGGGTTACAGTAGCAACTATTATTAAGTCTATATCAGTAGCCACCACATTTGCAGCTTCCATAGCTTTTATCGCTGCCTTAACTGATAAATCTGAAGTATCCTCACCTTGAGATACTCTTCTTTCGCTTATCCCTGATCTGCTTTGTATCCATTCATCATTAGTATCCATGATTTTAGACAAATCATCATTTGATACTATCTTTTCTGGTACGTAAGACCCTGTCCCAATAATTTCTGAAGTTATCATATTTTACTCCTTGCCATTATGTAAATCATATTTCTTTCTAAAATAATTATTTATTTTTTCTAGAGCAGTCACTAATACTTTTTCTTCTTCTTCATCGATACCCTCTATAGTTTCTCTTATCATATCCATATGAAACTTCTGATGTACTCTATAAGCAAGCTTTCCTCTTTTGGTAAGCTGAATCATTACTACTCTTCTGTCTTCTTCTATTCTATTTCTACATACGTAACCTTTCTTAATAAGCTTGTT is a window encoding:
- a CDS encoding acetyl-CoA carboxylase carboxyltransferase subunit alpha; the encoded protein is MNAWKKVTIARLNERPNAKFYIQSIFDKFIEFHGDRSFGDDKAIIGGIGSIGNVNITVIGIAKGQNTKENLERNFGMPHPEGYRKALRLMKQAEKFKRPVICFVDTPGAFCGVEAEERGQGYAIAQNLVEMMTLKTPIISIFIGEGGSGGALALGVADRVWMLENSIYSILSPEGFASILWKDASRAKDAANAMKITANELLDFGIIDKVIKEPFGGAHKNPEVMAKDLKQQLIEEIEVLRTMNLEELMKMRYDKFRNMA
- the accD gene encoding acetyl-CoA carboxylase, carboxyltransferase subunit beta, whose product is MLKDLLGKRKYATVSKVNLERRLDDIEKPNIPTGMWSKCTECSSIVYTEDLSNNMNVCPKCGYHMKISAMERIKYIFDKDTFKQIDSEVVGKNPLEFEGYEEKLAKAREATSLKEAVVTGYGTVGGNPVVTAIMDSNFMMGSMGTAVGEKITRAIEYATSKRLPIIIFTTSGGARMQEGIFSLMQMAKVSGAVAKHGDTGLLYITVITHPTTGGVTASFAMEGDIIISEPKALIGFAGRRVIESTINEKLPENFQSAEFLFQKGFIDKIVDRRNMKTVLSKILTLHEVRK
- a CDS encoding acetyl-CoA carboxylase biotin carboxylase subunit, yielding MIKKVLIANRGEIAVRVIRACREMDIATVAVYSEADKDALHVKLADEAVCIGPATSRDSYLNIQNILSACILTEADAIHPGFGFLSENSRFAKMCEECNIKFIGPNYKAIDLMGNKARAREIMREAGVPIVPGYEGAIRDEEHALEIAKEIGFPVMVKAASGGGGKGIKIVYKEEDLASSYNTAKAESKANFGDDTMYIEKYIEKPKHIEIQILGDDYGNVVHLGERDCSVQRKNQKVIEEAPSTVLSEETRQIMGEIAKKAAKAVNYNSVGTIEFLYDINGNFYFMEMNTRIQVEHPITEMVTGIDLVKEQINVASGMAISFAQEDISIKGHSIECRINAEDPNENFRPCPGLIEEVNFPGGLGVRVDTAIYGGYKIPQFYDSMIGKLIVYGRNRDEAIRRMKRALAEFIVVGVVTNVDLHFSILNHEDFVNGSYNTLFLTDKLVNK
- the fabZ gene encoding 3-hydroxyacyl-ACP dehydratase FabZ; translated protein: MLTINEIKEIIPHRYPFLLIDRIEEIVEGTKAVGYKNVTVNEPFFQGHFPQEPIMPGVLIVEALAQTGAVAILSMDEFKGKTAYFAGINKIRFKKKVVPGDVLKLETEIIKLKGSIGIGKVLATVEGEKACEGEILFAIG
- the accB gene encoding acetyl-CoA carboxylase biotin carboxyl carrier protein; the encoded protein is MDIEKIKQLIDAVNTSELAFFEFSSSEYHVKMDKSLTRNSKEAEDVVPKQSKITPVDKIVEETTVVKRVETEETLIATDSETLVMEDLKVIGSPMVGTIYNAPSPEAEVFVEVGQRIKTGEILCIIEAMKLMNEIEAEVSGEVVEILFKNGDMVEYGQPLFKIREN
- the fabF gene encoding beta-ketoacyl-ACP synthase II, with product MDRRVVITGIGAVTPIGNDVSTFWNNSKNGVCGIDFIKGFDTTDYQVKIAGEVKNFDPTEVMDAKEAKRMDRFSQLAIAATDEALKMSKLDLDAEDRYRVGVIVGSGIGGFSTMGNEFEKLFSKGPKKVSPFFIPMSIINLASGNIAIKYGAKGISNASVTACATGTNSIGDAFRNIKHGYADVMITGGAEAPITGMSVAGFTNLKALNTSNDINKASIPFDKERSGFVMGEGAGILILESLEHAQSRGATILAEVVGYGSTCDAYHMTSPDPEGVGAAKAMELAIKEAGIENNEISYINAHGTSTPYNDKFETIAIKKVFGDNAYNIPVSSTKSMTGHLLGAAGAVESIVCIKALEEGFIPPTIGYNTKDEECDLDYVPNEGRSSELKYALSNSLGFGGHNATLVFKKWEIGE
- the fabG gene encoding 3-oxoacyl-[acyl-carrier-protein] reductase yields the protein MLAGQCAIVTGATRGIGRAIATKLATSGANVVVNYRSNTEEAEKLKTELEALGVKILLVQGDISKDEEAKKLILAAKDAFGKIDILVNNAGITKDGLIMRMKEEDFDKVIEVNLKGTFNCSKHVTSVMIKQKYGKIINISSVVGIVGNAGQVNYSASKAGIIGMTKSLAKELGSRGINVNAVAPGYIVTDMTEELSEKIKEETKNSIPLKRLGEPEDVAELVAFLASKSSDYITGQVINVDGGMVI
- the fabD gene encoding ACP S-malonyltransferase produces the protein MRKIAFLFAGQGAQYVGMGKDLYENIPSCRDVFEEADKVLGFKISEICFNGPVEDLNNTENTQPAIVTVNMAVLKALEENGIKAEVSAGLSLGEYSALIYGGAMKFEEVVPLVKKRGRFMQEAVPVGIGGMAAIIKLKDEEVIEICKEASTVGLVQGANFNCPGQVVVAGVNAAVDKAVELAIEKGGRGKKLPVSAPFHCSLLEPAAVKLEQELKNIDIKTLSKPTYSNVTGDTYKEDSNILASLRDQVMSSVLFSNIISNMIAVGVDTFIEVGPGKTLSGFVKKISKDVDILNIENMDTLNKAIAFIKES
- the fabK gene encoding enoyl-[acyl-carrier-protein] reductase FabK — its product is MRSRITEILNIKHPIIQGGMAWIADASLAVSVSEAGGLGIITGAAPIEWIREEVRKAKANTNKPFGVNVMLMAPNADDVAKLICEEGVKVVTTGAGSPGKYMEMWKSHGVKVIPVVASVALAKRMENAGADAIIAEGMESGGHIGQLTTMALVPQVVDAVSIPVIAAGGIGDGRGFSAAMMLGAEGVQIGTRFLVAKECTVHENYKNMVLKAKDIDTDVTGRVTGHPVRVVRNKLSRKLLVLEKEGATKEDIEKAGTGALAKAARDGDVEFGSVMAGQITGLVKKEQSSKEIIEEILKEADLIISKFSDIKIL
- the acpP gene encoding acyl carrier protein → MVFEKIKEIICDQLGVDEDRITLETTFEELGADSLDLFQVIIEIEEAYNIQLEEAESIKTVNDAVEYVESKIEN
- a CDS encoding beta-ketoacyl-ACP synthase III, with the translated sequence MITSEIIGTGSYVPEKIVSNDDLSKIMDTNDEWIQSRSGISERRVSQGEDTSDLSVKAAIKAMEAANVVATDIDLIIVATVTPDMYTPSTACIVQKKIEAYNATAFDVSAACSGFLYGVSIANSMIKTGQHKTVLVIGAEVLSKAINWEDRATAVLFGDGAGAVIMKASENRGVKGIYTMSEGDKGENLEIGAKEVKNPFLDEKVDNSKYNYIAMNGREVFKFATKAMVTAVEKILLETKEDLCNIKCIIPHQANYRIIQYVSKKMDIPIEHFYINLDKYANTSAATIPIALDEAVRVGRIKKGDKIILVGFGGGLTYGAALIEW
- a CDS encoding MarR family winged helix-turn-helix transcriptional regulator; this translates as MKDNEHFLNKLIVELFNDVLEIEQSALQQGTFSDLSVTEIHTIEAIGMYQPRTMSEVAADLRITVGTLTTAINKLIKKGYVCRNRIEEDRRVVMIQLTKRGKLAYRVHQKFHMDMIRETIEGIDEEEEKVLVTALEKINNYFRKKYDLHNGKE